DNA sequence from the Cupriavidus sp. WKF15 genome:
TCTGTCATATCGTGATGTTCTTTGTCTGGGCGGAAGCGCTTACCGCAGCGTGGCACCGCTGACCGCTCCGGGATCGCGCTCCATCATGTCGATCACGCGGCAATCGGGGCACATCTTCAGGCGCTCGGCGGCAGCACCGGCAAAGGCGGGGTGCCCGGCCAGGCGGACCAGCATCGACTCCACCATCTGCGCGGTGCCGAACGGCTTGCCACAGCGCACGCAATGGAACGGCTGCGACTCGTTGAGCGTGACGGTGCGCCGCGCCGCATCACCGGCCAGCAGGCGCGGGACGAGCGTGATCGCGTTCTCGGGGCAGGTCTTCTCGCACAGGCCACATTGCACGCAGTTGCGCTCGAGAAAGCCAAGCACCGGGCGCTCCGGATTGTCGCGCAGCGCCTGGGTCGGGCACGCGCCCACGCAGGCCATGCAGAGCGTGCAGGCAGCGGTGTCCACCGCCACGGCCCCGATCGGCGCCGCCGCCGGAAGCGGCACGATGTCGGCCGGAACCGGCGCGTGGCGCGCGAGGTGGTCCAGCACGAACTCGAGCATCTCGCGCTTGGCGGCCACGGCACCGAACGGCGCCGGCGGCAATTCGCGCAGCGCCGGGCGCAGCGCGGCAAGCCCCGCGTCCAGCGACGCGGCGTCGCCCGCCTCGACCAGCGACACTGTGGCGCCGTCGTAGCCGAGCCCGGCCAGCAGCGAGCACGCCACATTGATCTGCTCGATCAACGCGGTGCGGTACTGCGGCGCCTCGTCGCCGGTCAGCAACACCGCCACGCGCGCCGCGCCCCAGCACAGCGCCGCAAGCCAGAGCTCCAGCCCCGCGGCGGCCGGATGAAACAGCGGCACCGGCATCACGTTCGGAGGTACGCCTTGCGCCTGCCCGGCACGCGCCGCGCGGCCCAGGGCCAGGATGGCCGGCGTGCCGGAGGCATCGCCGTGCAGCAACACCACGGCGTCGCGCCCGCCCGCCGACCGGTAGGCCGACAGCAGCGTGCGCAGGCGCATGCCCAGCATCTCCGGGCCCGGATAGGCATAGCTGATCGCCCCGCTCGGGCAGACCGTGGTACACGCGCCGCAGCCCATGCAGAGATTGGGCGTGACCTCGATGCGTCCCTTGCCGTCATGCCACTGCGAGCGGATCGCCTGCGTCGAGCAGATGTCGATGCAGGCGGTGCACCCCGTGGTCTGGTTGCGGCCGTGGGCGCACAGGCTTTCCTTGTAGCGGAAGAATTTCGGCTTCTCGAACTCGCCGACGAGCTGTGTCAGGGCCAGTGCCTGTTGCTGCTGGCGCAGCGCATCAGCGCCGGCATGCAGGTAGCCTTGCGGCGGCTGGTGCATGGTGAAGGCCGGCGCGTCGTTGAGATCGAAGACCAGGTCGAAACGTGCCTCGGCGGTTGCTGCCGGCCGATCGAAATCAATCGCGGCAGCCGCGCCGCATGCCCGCACGCAATCGCGGTGCGCGCGGCAACGGTCCATGTCGATCTGGTAGCTGAAGTCGATCGCCTGTTCCGGGCAGGCTTCGATGCAGGCATTGCATCGCGTGCAGAGATCCAGATCGATGGGATTGCTGCGGCCCGCACCGGTCTCCCAGGTCGCGGCAAACGCGCCGAGCCAGCCGGTCAATGCTTGCAGCGTACCGCTGTGTACGGGGTAGGCCCGCTGCGCGGGAACAATTGCGGGCGCCACCCGGCGATGTGGCGCACCGGCGGGCAGCAGCACGGTGACTTCCAGCGACATGGCCGCGAGCCGCTCGGCCCAGGGCAAGGCACGGTCGGCGGGCCCCATCACGAGCACGGTGCCTTCGGAGCGGTAGTCCACCACGGGCACGGGCTCCGGCTCCGGCAGTGCGGCCACGGCCAGCAATGCCGCGATCTTGGCGTTGGCGGTCCTGGGATCGCGCTTCGCGCCCTGGGACCAGCCTCCGGTCTCGCGGATGTTCACGAAA
Encoded proteins:
- a CDS encoding 4Fe-4S dicluster domain-containing protein translates to MPTLICNCNDTMPLDGAALSQASGTPLKVHRLLCRREIGDFTAALDGTDDVIVACTQEQHLFAEIAAEAARGTDGRTVVIAPVRFVNIRETGGWSQGAKRDPRTANAKIAALLAVAALPEPEPVPVVDYRSEGTVLVMGPADRALPWAERLAAMSLEVTVLLPAGAPHRRVAPAIVPAQRAYPVHSGTLQALTGWLGAFAATWETGAGRSNPIDLDLCTRCNACIEACPEQAIDFSYQIDMDRCRAHRDCVRACGAAAAIDFDRPAATAEARFDLVFDLNDAPAFTMHQPPQGYLHAGADALRQQQQALALTQLVGEFEKPKFFRYKESLCAHGRNQTTGCTACIDICSTQAIRSQWHDGKGRIEVTPNLCMGCGACTTVCPSGAISYAYPGPEMLGMRLRTLLSAYRSAGGRDAVVLLHGDASGTPAILALGRAARAGQAQGVPPNVMPVPLFHPAAAGLELWLAALCWGAARVAVLLTGDEAPQYRTALIEQINVACSLLAGLGYDGATVSLVEAGDAASLDAGLAALRPALRELPPAPFGAVAAKREMLEFVLDHLARHAPVPADIVPLPAAAPIGAVAVDTAACTLCMACVGACPTQALRDNPERPVLGFLERNCVQCGLCEKTCPENAITLVPRLLAGDAARRTVTLNESQPFHCVRCGKPFGTAQMVESMLVRLAGHPAFAGAAAERLKMCPDCRVIDMMERDPGAVSGATLR